From a region of the Mytilus galloprovincialis chromosome 3, xbMytGall1.hap1.1, whole genome shotgun sequence genome:
- the LOC143068722 gene encoding ribonuclease Oy-like isoform X1, producing the protein MNVFFVTVIFLLTSTAGAFSVKWDHFTFTQEWPQTACLMGKAEGKKCYIPDYINSFIIHGLWPSSGKTEGPKNCSSVPFDINKIKNLTDELLHAWPNIYSSTGRYDFWKHEWDTHGTCALSLNTTGTEYLFFRKTLDLMKIYNASRYLSKMNIIPSDTPYVTKTVQSVIQKALGVMPNLQCYRYKSDYLLAEIRICMDKRFKLIECPTSDSTLYWKRHAETEPCRGGKIYFPEIKRN; encoded by the exons ATGAATGTCTTCTTCGTTACAGTTATTTTTCTGTTGACATCGACAGCTGG GGCTTTCAGTGTTAAATGGGACCACTTCACATTCACACAAGAATGGCCACAAACAGCTTGCCTGATGGGCAAGGCAGAG GGCAAAAAATGTTACATTCCCGATTACATCAATTCCTTCATAATTCACGGACTATG gcCTTCTTCGGGAAAAACGGAAGGTCCGAAGAATTGTTCATCAGTTCCTTTCGATATTAACAAGATAAAG AATCTTACAGATGAATTACTGCATGCTTGGCCAAATATTTACAGCAGTACTGGTCGTTATGATTTCTG GAAACATGAATGGGACACACATGGAACATGTGCCTTAAGTCTGAACACAACTGGCACAGAATATTTGTTCTTTAGGAAAACACTCGACTTAATGAAAATATACAATGCTTCAAG GTATCTCAGTAAAATGAACATTATTCCAAGTGACACACCTTATGTT ACTAAAACAGTTCAAAGTGTCATTCAAAAGGCACTCGGAGTAATGCCAAATTTACAGTGTTACAGATATAAG tcAGATTACTTACTGGCAGAAATAAGGATATGTATGGACAAACGGTTTAAACTTATCGAATGCCCTACAAGTGACTCGACTTTATACTGGAAAAGACATGCTGAAACTGAACCTTGTAGAGGAGGAAAGATATATTTTCCTGAGATTAAAAGGAATTAA
- the LOC143068722 gene encoding ribonuclease Oy-like isoform X2 yields the protein MGPLHIHTRMATNSLPDGQGRGQKMLHSRLHQFLHNSRTMNLTDELLHAWPNIYSSTGRYDFWKHEWDTHGTCALSLNTTGTEYLFFRKTLDLMKIYNASRYLSKMNIIPSDTPYVTKTVQSVIQKALGVMPNLQCYRYKSDYLLAEIRICMDKRFKLIECPTSDSTLYWKRHAETEPCRGGKIYFPEIKRN from the exons ATGGGACCACTTCACATTCACACAAGAATGGCCACAAACAGCTTGCCTGATGGGCAAGGCAGAG GGCAAAAAATGTTACATTCCCGATTACATCAATTCCTTCATAATTCACGGACTATG AATCTTACAGATGAATTACTGCATGCTTGGCCAAATATTTACAGCAGTACTGGTCGTTATGATTTCTG GAAACATGAATGGGACACACATGGAACATGTGCCTTAAGTCTGAACACAACTGGCACAGAATATTTGTTCTTTAGGAAAACACTCGACTTAATGAAAATATACAATGCTTCAAG GTATCTCAGTAAAATGAACATTATTCCAAGTGACACACCTTATGTT ACTAAAACAGTTCAAAGTGTCATTCAAAAGGCACTCGGAGTAATGCCAAATTTACAGTGTTACAGATATAAG tcAGATTACTTACTGGCAGAAATAAGGATATGTATGGACAAACGGTTTAAACTTATCGAATGCCCTACAAGTGACTCGACTTTATACTGGAAAAGACATGCTGAAACTGAACCTTGTAGAGGAGGAAAGATATATTTTCCTGAGATTAAAAGGAATTAA